Proteins found in one Borreliella valaisiana VS116 genomic segment:
- a CDS encoding SIMPL domain-containing protein encodes MKIVEKNIVKLHDQGLLVSNNGGLKYYFNKINDVRSEMFTNSIINAKLAALEFVKHFVSKLSKIKNANQKYFEFFSFDRSFGNQKLYPQRILRMVATISYYLPFFII; translated from the coding sequence ATGAAAATAGTAGAAAAAAATATTGTTAAGCTTCATGATCAAGGTCTATTGGTTAGTAACAATGGAGGTTTAAAATATTATTTTAATAAAATCAATGATGTAAGGTCCGAAATGTTTACAAATTCAATAATAAATGCAAAATTGGCAGCTTTGGAATTTGTAAAACATTTTGTTTCCAAATTAAGTAAAATTAAAAATGCAAATCAAAAGTACTTTGAATTTTTTTCATTTGATAGAAGCTTTGGTAACCAAAAACTTTATCCTCAAAGAATATTAAGAATGGTTGCAACCATTTCTTATTATTTACCGTTTTTTATTATTTAG
- the dusA gene encoding tRNA dihydrouridine(20/20a) synthase DusA, with the protein MLINRKISIAPMVNITDEHFRYLIRLLSKKVTLYTPMISAKSIIMGDVKKIVKQTPLESPIAIQIATNSKNDALKAIQILEKYFNFDEYNLNVGCPSLKIQNANYGACLMNNANQVGEILKTMKESTNKPVSIKHRLGIRLLTSDYKNESYSEVKNFVRIISDFGIKNFIVHARVAILKGFSPKNNRNIPKLRHEFVYNLKKENKNLFIETNGGINNSEQIKKHLSAVDSVMIGRSAFENPYFIAKASREFLNETDEIPTRKDILMQMVEYIKEYENYLSINILFKHLMGITFSKEGAKKFRQNLTAPFPKNLKKHEILLKAIETLPENILNSNS; encoded by the coding sequence ATGTTAATAAATCGCAAAATATCAATAGCTCCAATGGTAAACATTACAGATGAACATTTCAGATATTTAATAAGACTTTTATCAAAAAAAGTTACATTATATACCCCAATGATTTCTGCAAAGTCAATAATTATGGGTGATGTAAAAAAAATTGTAAAACAAACACCCCTAGAATCACCAATTGCAATTCAAATAGCAACAAATTCTAAAAATGATGCTCTTAAAGCCATTCAAATTCTTGAAAAATACTTCAATTTTGATGAATATAACCTTAATGTTGGATGCCCATCTCTAAAAATCCAAAATGCAAATTATGGAGCTTGTCTAATGAACAACGCTAATCAAGTAGGTGAAATTTTAAAAACAATGAAAGAAAGCACAAATAAGCCTGTTTCAATTAAACATAGATTGGGCATAAGGCTTTTAACTAGTGATTACAAAAATGAAAGTTACTCTGAGGTAAAAAATTTTGTAAGAATAATCTCAGATTTCGGCATCAAAAATTTTATTGTACATGCAAGAGTTGCAATATTAAAAGGATTTTCTCCTAAAAATAATAGAAATATCCCAAAATTAAGACATGAATTTGTATATAATCTCAAAAAAGAGAACAAAAATTTATTTATTGAAACAAATGGAGGAATCAACAACTCAGAGCAAATTAAAAAACATTTGTCTGCTGTTGATTCTGTTATGATTGGAAGAAGTGCTTTTGAAAATCCATACTTTATTGCAAAGGCCTCAAGAGAATTTCTAAACGAAACTGATGAAATTCCCACAAGAAAAGACATATTGATGCAAATGGTAGAATATATTAAAGAATACGAAAATTATTTGTCAATAAATATATTATTCAAACATCTTATGGGAATAACATTTTCCAAAGAAGGAGCTAAAAAATTTAGACAAAATTTAACAGCACCATTTCCAAAAAACCTAAAAAAACATGAAATATTGCTAAAAGCTATAGAAACATTGCCAGAAAACATACTAAATTCTAATTCTTAA
- the serS gene encoding serine--tRNA ligase: protein MLDLKFIRDNLDLVKRSIKARGLVLDIDKLIYLDDKRKKIITKIGELNAKRNENSSKMQRNLDEGLRISLIETGKILKKQLIDLEEELKRVSIDFDLENRRVPNILSPDVPIGNIEEDHFEIKKVGVIPNFDFKPKDHLELGRDLDLLDFDRAREVSGNKFYYLKNEAVFLEIALINFSLNKLREKGFDVFITPDVAREFIVEGIGFNPRGNESNIYKIEGTDKYLVGTSEITLGGYYYNKIIDLTLPIKMAGFSHCFRKEAGTYGQLSKGLYRVHQFSKVEMFCFCKAEESQVIHDEFLGIQEQIFTELEIPYRVLNICSFDLGSPAYKKYDIEAWMPGRDGKGSYGEVTSTSNCTDYQSRRLKIRYKDQDGQNKFAHMVNGTAIATTRVIISILENFQDEKGGVRIPKSLVKYTGFDYIPFKN from the coding sequence ATGCTTGATTTGAAATTTATTAGAGATAATCTTGATCTTGTTAAGAGAAGTATTAAAGCAAGAGGCCTTGTTTTAGATATTGATAAGTTAATTTATCTTGATGATAAGAGAAAAAAAATAATTACTAAAATTGGTGAACTTAATGCAAAAAGAAATGAAAATTCCTCTAAAATGCAGAGAAATCTTGATGAGGGTTTGAGAATTTCTTTAATAGAAACCGGAAAGATTTTAAAAAAACAGCTTATTGATCTGGAAGAAGAGCTTAAGAGAGTATCTATTGATTTTGACCTTGAAAATAGGCGAGTACCCAATATTTTGTCGCCTGATGTGCCTATTGGTAATATCGAGGAAGATCATTTTGAGATAAAAAAAGTTGGAGTTATTCCAAATTTTGATTTTAAGCCAAAAGACCATTTAGAGCTCGGCAGAGATTTAGATCTTCTAGATTTTGACAGAGCACGTGAGGTTAGCGGGAATAAATTTTATTATCTTAAAAATGAAGCAGTTTTTTTAGAAATTGCTTTAATTAATTTCTCTTTAAATAAATTAAGAGAAAAAGGTTTTGATGTTTTTATTACCCCTGATGTTGCAAGAGAGTTTATAGTTGAGGGGATTGGTTTTAATCCTCGTGGTAATGAAAGCAATATTTATAAGATTGAAGGTACAGATAAATATCTTGTAGGTACTTCTGAAATTACGCTTGGTGGATACTATTATAATAAAATAATAGATCTCACTTTGCCAATAAAAATGGCAGGATTTTCACATTGTTTTCGAAAAGAAGCTGGAACATACGGGCAGCTTTCAAAAGGTCTTTATAGAGTTCATCAATTTAGCAAGGTGGAGATGTTTTGTTTTTGTAAAGCAGAAGAATCTCAGGTTATTCATGATGAATTTTTGGGTATCCAAGAGCAAATTTTTACTGAGCTTGAGATTCCTTATAGGGTTTTAAATATTTGTTCTTTTGATCTTGGTTCCCCAGCATATAAAAAATATGATATCGAAGCATGGATGCCTGGAAGAGATGGCAAAGGTAGCTATGGGGAGGTTACCTCAACATCAAATTGTACAGATTATCAGTCAAGAAGGCTTAAGATTAGATATAAAGATCAAGATGGGCAAAATAAATTTGCACACATGGTAAATGGAACAGCAATAGCTACAACTAGAGTTATTATTTCTATACTTGAAAACTTTCAAGATGAAAAGGGAGGAGTTAGGATTCCTAAAAGTTTGGTTAAATATACAGGGTTTGATTACATTCCTTTTAAGAATTAG
- a CDS encoding insulinase family protein: MKRKKIFKLISKTYLEEYDAEGSYFKHNSGLEVFHLKSDSFKEHAFCIAFKTIPSNNTGVAHVLEHTIFCGSNKYKIKDPFLYLLKGSLNTFLNAMTFPDKTIYPAASTIEKDYFNLFHIYADSIFHPLLKKESFMQEGYNINPKDFKVSGIVFNEMKGSYSNKNSLINEIVSSSLFEEGAYKYDSGGIPTNIIDLTYESFLDFYKKYYTLENCKIFLCGNTQTEKNLNFIEKYIIRPYKKEKSNVNIEIENVKRWEKGKKLTYKIPKENDNTLGGVYTINWLCTEINNIEDSIGLEILSEILLDDSCSFTINILKSGIGEDIAHVSGINTDLKESIFSFGLQNVVEKKEKEFKNLIFSELKNLVKNKIPKELIKGILFGYEFALKEEKGQNFPIALMIKSFKGWLNGMHPIKTLQTSYYINEITNKLEKGIDYFENLIEKYLILNNHYTLISFIPSHDTEKEMEEEIEKKLMTKEIEIKQNPEEFLQFKKDYNQFKKYQNKKDSKADIAKLPLLKIEDLPKQIEKSLDLNEIKELNLHSFKFKNNNIFNVNLFFKLNFLEKEDYIYLSLFKRALQDLSTRNYSYIDINNKIQNTLGQINISENYDENINENILNSFNISFKSFNHKVKESFELIKEILININFHDYERLKEITLSLKNDFKSLLIPKGHLLAILRSKSKLKLNEYLKELQNGITGREFWQKIKIDTESLKEIANKLDNLKNKIILKNNLSALIMGNTDDILKTLENEFFNLKENLKENNYYDGLLNIETNNKTLKEIIIIQSKVAFNAICFPTYKINDENYPKANFLEHILRSGIFWEKIRVIGGAYGASASIANGIFSFASYRDPNFIKTYQAFENSLEELVNNKMTNEEIYTYLIGLIGNNIYVKTKATEALQSYRRKMLNISDSLRQAIRDAYFTITPQDIKETSEKILTQLKQHNSIASLVNNQTYEEEKNNLEKLIGKEYNVKKIY, encoded by the coding sequence ATGAAAAGGAAAAAAATTTTTAAGCTAATTTCAAAAACTTATTTAGAAGAATATGATGCAGAAGGATCTTATTTTAAACACAACAGCGGTCTTGAAGTATTTCACTTAAAAAGTGATTCTTTTAAAGAACATGCATTTTGCATAGCTTTCAAGACAATACCTTCAAACAATACCGGGGTTGCACATGTTTTAGAACATACAATTTTTTGTGGTTCTAACAAATATAAAATAAAAGATCCATTTCTTTATCTATTAAAGGGGAGTCTAAACACATTTTTAAATGCAATGACATTCCCAGACAAAACCATCTACCCAGCAGCATCAACAATCGAAAAAGACTATTTTAATTTATTTCATATCTATGCCGATTCTATATTTCACCCGCTGCTTAAAAAAGAATCATTTATGCAAGAAGGATACAATATAAATCCAAAAGATTTTAAAGTATCTGGAATTGTTTTTAATGAAATGAAAGGTAGCTACTCAAATAAAAATTCTCTAATCAACGAAATAGTAAGTAGTTCTCTTTTTGAAGAAGGAGCATATAAATACGATTCGGGTGGAATTCCAACAAATATTATTGATCTTACCTATGAAAGTTTTTTAGATTTTTATAAAAAATACTATACACTTGAAAACTGCAAAATATTTTTATGTGGGAATACTCAGACTGAAAAAAATCTAAATTTCATTGAAAAATATATAATAAGGCCTTATAAAAAAGAAAAAAGCAATGTTAATATTGAAATAGAAAACGTTAAAAGATGGGAAAAAGGAAAAAAATTAACATACAAAATTCCTAAAGAAAACGATAATACTCTTGGAGGGGTATACACAATAAATTGGCTTTGCACAGAAATTAACAACATTGAAGACAGTATTGGTCTTGAAATTCTCTCAGAAATACTCTTGGATGATTCTTGTTCATTCACAATCAATATCTTAAAAAGCGGGATTGGCGAAGATATAGCTCACGTTAGCGGAATCAATACGGATTTAAAAGAATCCATTTTTTCATTTGGGCTTCAAAATGTTGTTGAAAAAAAAGAAAAAGAATTTAAAAATTTAATTTTTAGTGAGCTTAAAAATTTAGTAAAAAATAAAATTCCAAAAGAGCTAATAAAAGGAATTCTTTTTGGCTACGAATTTGCTCTAAAAGAAGAAAAAGGGCAAAATTTCCCCATTGCTTTAATGATAAAAAGTTTTAAAGGATGGCTAAATGGCATGCATCCAATCAAAACATTGCAAACAAGCTACTATATAAATGAAATTACAAATAAATTAGAAAAAGGAATTGATTACTTCGAAAATTTAATCGAAAAATATTTAATACTTAACAATCATTACACATTAATAAGCTTTATTCCATCACATGATACAGAAAAAGAAATGGAAGAAGAAATTGAAAAAAAATTAATGACAAAGGAAATTGAAATTAAACAAAATCCAGAAGAATTTTTACAATTTAAAAAAGACTATAATCAGTTTAAAAAATACCAAAATAAAAAGGATTCTAAAGCAGATATAGCAAAACTTCCTTTACTAAAAATAGAAGATTTACCAAAACAAATAGAAAAAAGTTTAGATCTTAATGAAATAAAAGAACTAAATTTACATTCTTTTAAATTTAAAAATAACAATATTTTTAATGTAAACTTATTTTTTAAACTAAATTTTTTAGAAAAAGAAGATTATATATACCTATCTTTATTCAAAAGAGCTCTCCAAGATTTATCTACAAGAAACTATTCTTACATAGATATTAACAATAAAATCCAAAATACTTTAGGACAAATAAATATATCTGAAAATTACGACGAAAATATTAATGAAAACATTTTAAATTCATTTAATATTAGCTTTAAATCTTTTAACCATAAGGTTAAAGAATCATTTGAACTGATCAAAGAAATTTTAATTAATATTAACTTCCATGATTATGAGAGGTTAAAAGAAATAACACTAAGCTTAAAAAACGATTTTAAATCTTTATTAATTCCCAAAGGACATCTTTTGGCAATATTAAGGTCCAAATCAAAGCTAAAATTAAATGAATATTTAAAAGAATTACAAAATGGAATAACAGGTAGAGAATTTTGGCAAAAAATAAAAATTGATACAGAGTCTTTAAAAGAAATCGCAAATAAATTAGACAATCTAAAAAATAAAATAATTTTAAAAAACAATCTATCTGCGCTAATAATGGGAAACACTGACGATATTCTTAAAACCTTGGAAAATGAATTTTTTAATCTAAAAGAAAACCTAAAAGAAAATAATTATTACGATGGATTGCTCAATATCGAGACAAACAACAAAACATTAAAAGAAATAATAATTATCCAATCAAAAGTAGCTTTCAATGCCATATGTTTTCCTACTTACAAAATCAACGATGAGAATTATCCAAAAGCAAATTTTTTAGAGCATATATTAAGAAGTGGAATTTTTTGGGAAAAAATAAGGGTAATAGGCGGTGCATACGGAGCAAGCGCATCGATTGCTAACGGAATTTTCTCTTTTGCATCCTACAGAGACCCTAATTTTATTAAAACGTACCAGGCTTTCGAAAACTCTTTAGAAGAATTAGTTAATAATAAAATGACAAATGAAGAGATTTATACCTACTTAATAGGTTTAATAGGAAACAATATCTATGTAAAAACTAAAGCTACAGAAGCTTTGCAAAGCTATAGAAGAAAAATGTTAAATATTAGTGATAGTTTAAGACAAGCCATTCGAGATGCCTACTTTACAATTACACCCCAAGATATTAAAGAAACATCCGAAAAGATTCTAACACAATTAAAACAACACAATAGCATTGCATCTTTAGTAAATAACCAAACATATGAAGAAGAAAAAAACAATCTGGAAAAATTAATAGGAAAAGAATATAACGTAAAAAAAATTTATTAA
- a CDS encoding type B 50S ribosomal protein L31: MKKDIHPKNNLVVFKDGSNGAMFLTRSTLNSKETIKYIDGKEYPLITVEITSKSHPFYTGQQKFVDAAGRIDKFNKRYKKS; encoded by the coding sequence ATGAAAAAAGATATACATCCTAAAAATAATTTAGTTGTATTTAAAGACGGATCAAATGGAGCAATGTTTTTAACCAGGTCTACTTTAAATTCAAAGGAAACTATTAAATATATTGATGGAAAGGAATATCCACTGATTACTGTGGAGATTACAAGTAAATCACATCCTTTTTATACTGGTCAACAAAAGTTTGTTGATGCTGCAGGAAGAATTGATAAATTTAATAAAAGGTATAAAAAGTCCTAA
- the rho gene encoding transcription termination factor Rho — MDKKNGGFDLESEVRRLDVSKEFKIEDNLKKKVVKVVAKKDSASNVTKSSDLSSAKDSNGVVFSEFDYDIPASGLENNIKTLEQSNIIKFFNGKDYLEVEKLYDKPITEVRKIVEGLGTNHTIAVTMKKTELIFLLVKILSENNINVLFTGVLDVLSDGYGFLRTASNSYLSGGNDVYVSPSQIRLFNLRTGDILYGQIRSPRDGERFFAMVKIKSINNQDPTFAQNRIPFDNLTPLYPNIKLNLEYENCNISTRLINLFSPIGKGQRALIVSPPKAGKTTLLQKIANAITTNYSDVILMILLIDERPEEVTDMIRSVKGEVIASNFDEQASRHVQVAEMVIEKAKRLVENKKDVVILLDSITRLARAYNQTMPTSGKILSGGVDSNALHKPKRFFGSARNIEEGGSLTIIATALVDTGSKMDEVIFEEFKSTGNMELILDRSLADRRLFPAINIKKSGTRKEELLLSEEERSKILLIRRILGGVDDYEGVEVLIEKMKKSKNNEIFLKTMSNGN, encoded by the coding sequence ATGGATAAAAAAAATGGTGGATTTGATTTAGAAAGTGAAGTAAGGCGGTTGGATGTTTCTAAAGAGTTTAAGATTGAAGATAATTTGAAAAAAAAAGTGGTTAAAGTTGTTGCCAAAAAGGATTCTGCATCTAACGTGACAAAATCTTCAGATTTAAGTAGTGCAAAGGATTCAAATGGTGTAGTATTTTCTGAATTTGATTATGATATTCCTGCTTCGGGCTTAGAAAATAACATTAAAACTTTAGAGCAAAGCAATATCATTAAGTTTTTTAATGGAAAAGATTATTTAGAGGTTGAAAAACTTTATGACAAGCCAATTACAGAGGTTAGAAAAATTGTTGAAGGTCTTGGAACCAATCATACTATTGCTGTAACAATGAAAAAAACCGAATTAATATTTTTATTGGTGAAAATATTAAGTGAAAATAATATTAATGTTTTATTTACAGGTGTGCTTGATGTACTTAGTGATGGCTATGGATTTTTGAGAACTGCATCAAATTCTTATCTTTCAGGAGGTAATGATGTTTATGTTTCTCCTTCTCAGATTAGACTTTTTAATTTAAGGACAGGTGATATTTTATATGGTCAAATTAGATCGCCTAGGGATGGTGAGAGATTTTTTGCCATGGTTAAAATTAAATCTATTAATAATCAAGATCCTACGTTTGCTCAAAACAGAATACCTTTTGATAATTTAACCCCTCTTTATCCTAATATTAAATTGAATCTTGAATATGAAAATTGCAATATTTCTACAAGGCTTATTAATCTTTTTTCACCTATAGGTAAGGGACAAAGGGCTTTAATAGTGTCCCCTCCAAAAGCGGGAAAGACCACTTTGCTTCAAAAAATAGCTAACGCAATAACTACCAATTATTCGGATGTTATTTTGATGATATTGCTTATTGATGAGAGACCAGAAGAAGTTACAGATATGATTCGTAGTGTTAAAGGCGAAGTGATTGCATCTAATTTTGATGAGCAGGCTAGTAGGCACGTGCAGGTAGCAGAGATGGTTATTGAAAAGGCAAAAAGGCTTGTTGAAAACAAAAAAGATGTTGTTATTTTGCTTGATTCTATTACAAGGCTTGCAAGGGCATATAATCAAACTATGCCAACTTCTGGTAAAATTTTATCAGGCGGAGTAGATTCTAATGCTCTTCATAAGCCAAAGAGGTTTTTTGGATCTGCTAGAAATATTGAAGAAGGGGGAAGTTTGACTATTATAGCTACTGCTTTGGTTGATACTGGTAGTAAAATGGATGAAGTTATTTTTGAAGAATTTAAAAGTACCGGTAATATGGAATTAATTCTTGATAGAAGTTTGGCAGACAGAAGACTTTTCCCTGCTATTAATATTAAAAAGTCAGGCACCAGAAAAGAAGAGTTACTTCTTAGTGAAGAGGAGCGCTCTAAGATTTTGCTTATTAGAAGAATATTAGGAGGTGTTGATGATTATGAGGGAGTTGAAGTTCTGATAGAAAAGATGAAAAAAAGCAAAAATAATGAGATCTTTTTAAAGACAATGAGTAATGGTAATTAA
- a CDS encoding bactofilin family protein yields MPVNLVDSYKWDCKLDSSLTFRGKLKFEGTLYLDSSFEGEISSKGGVLFIGKNSKVITDVVICDTLILEGILKGNVNAASKVYLNSGCKIYGDVKTKKIFINDNIIFDGKCEMIKSNEIVDLFSFTVSQIKDTLQ; encoded by the coding sequence ATGCCGGTTAATTTGGTAGATTCTTATAAATGGGACTGTAAACTGGATTCTAGTTTAACTTTTAGAGGAAAATTAAAATTTGAAGGAACTTTGTATCTCGATTCTTCTTTTGAGGGTGAAATATCTTCGAAAGGGGGTGTGCTTTTTATTGGTAAGAACAGTAAGGTTATCACCGATGTGGTAATTTGTGATACATTAATACTAGAAGGAATTTTGAAGGGCAATGTAAATGCTGCTAGTAAAGTTTATTTAAACAGTGGTTGTAAAATATATGGGGATGTAAAGACAAAAAAAATATTTATTAATGATAATATAATTTTTGATGGTAAGTGTGAAATGATAAAATCTAATGAAATTGTAGATTTGTTTTCTTTCACCGTTTCACAAATAAAAGATACTTTACAATAG
- a CDS encoding HU family DNA-binding protein: MSFPRRPKITKSDIVDQISLNIRNNNLKLEKKYIRLVIDAFFEELKSNLCSNNVIEFRSFGTFEVRKRKGRLNARNPQTGEYVKVLDHHVAYFRPGKDLKERVWGIKG, encoded by the coding sequence ATGTCTTTTCCAAGAAGACCAAAGATTACTAAGTCAGATATTGTTGATCAAATATCTTTGAATATTAGGAATAATAATCTAAAATTAGAAAAAAAATACATAAGACTTGTAATAGATGCTTTTTTTGAAGAGCTTAAGAGTAATCTTTGTTCGAATAATGTTATTGAGTTTAGATCTTTTGGTACATTTGAAGTTAGAAAAAGAAAGGGACGTTTAAATGCTCGCAATCCTCAAACAGGGGAATATGTTAAGGTTTTAGATCATCATGTTGCATATTTTCGTCCAGGCAAAGATTTAAAAGAGAGAGTGTGGGGTATTAAAGGTTAA
- the rpsT gene encoding 30S ribosomal protein S20 — translation MRKNASALKRSRQNLKRKIRNVSVKSELKTIEKRCINLIKAGKKDEAIEFFKFVAKKLDTAARKRIIHKNKAARKKSRLNVLLLK, via the coding sequence TTGAGAAAAAATGCATCTGCATTGAAGCGCTCTCGTCAAAATTTAAAAAGAAAGATTAGAAATGTAAGTGTAAAAAGTGAATTAAAAACAATAGAAAAACGCTGTATCAACTTGATTAAAGCGGGTAAGAAAGACGAAGCTATTGAATTTTTTAAGTTTGTTGCAAAAAAACTAGACACTGCTGCTAGAAAGCGAATAATTCATAAAAATAAGGCCGCTAGAAAAAAATCTCGTTTAAATGTTTTGCTGTTAAAGTAA
- the ychF gene encoding redox-regulated ATPase YchF: MKLNAGIVGLPNVGKSTLFASLTSSKVEIANYPFCTIEPNVGIVEIPDERLLKIAGCIVPQKIIPAVMEFVDIAGLVKGASTGEGLGNKFLANIREVSLIVHVVRCFEEKEVIHINNEINPEKDITTINIELCLSDLETVQKSLQKQEKNVKSTDKKISESSKAIVLMLKRLEDHLSNMNPAIEFEFDDFEYNFIRTLNLLTFKKVLYVCNVDENSLSGNKYTDIVKNIALKEENDFLILCAKIEAELAGIKDISYKNEMLELFGINDSGLSNLIKKAYYTLGLRTYFTAGLQEVRAWTFKQGTKAPKAAGIIHSDFERGFIKAEVYSCEDLFKFQSVQKLKEKGLVRIEGKEYLVRDGDVIFFKFNV; encoded by the coding sequence ATGAAACTTAATGCAGGAATTGTGGGACTTCCCAATGTGGGCAAATCTACTTTATTTGCATCGTTGACATCATCTAAAGTTGAGATTGCTAATTATCCTTTTTGTACTATTGAGCCAAATGTAGGGATAGTAGAGATTCCTGATGAAAGGCTTTTGAAAATTGCAGGGTGTATTGTTCCACAAAAGATTATTCCTGCTGTTATGGAATTTGTGGATATTGCAGGTCTTGTTAAAGGAGCATCAACAGGTGAAGGACTTGGTAATAAATTTTTGGCTAATATTCGCGAAGTTTCTCTTATTGTTCATGTTGTAAGATGCTTTGAAGAAAAAGAAGTTATTCATATTAATAATGAGATTAATCCTGAGAAAGATATAACCACAATCAATATTGAGCTTTGTCTATCAGATCTTGAAACTGTTCAAAAAAGCCTTCAAAAGCAAGAAAAAAATGTTAAAAGCACTGATAAAAAAATTAGTGAATCTTCTAAGGCAATTGTTTTAATGCTAAAAAGACTTGAAGATCATTTAAGCAATATGAATCCTGCTATTGAGTTTGAATTTGATGATTTCGAATACAATTTTATTAGAACGTTAAATCTTTTGACTTTTAAAAAAGTTTTGTATGTTTGTAATGTCGATGAAAATTCACTTAGTGGCAATAAATATACAGATATTGTAAAAAATATTGCTTTGAAAGAAGAAAATGATTTTTTAATATTATGTGCCAAAATTGAAGCCGAGCTTGCTGGAATAAAGGATATATCTTATAAAAATGAAATGTTAGAATTATTTGGAATAAATGATAGCGGTCTTAGTAATTTGATAAAAAAAGCCTATTATACTTTGGGGCTTAGAACTTATTTTACAGCAGGTTTGCAAGAAGTTAGAGCTTGGACATTTAAACAGGGTACGAAAGCTCCTAAAGCTGCTGGAATAATTCATAGTGACTTTGAGAGGGGTTTTATTAAAGCAGAAGTTTATTCTTGTGAGGATTTGTTTAAATTTCAAAGTGTTCAAAAACTAAAAGAGAAAGGACTTGTTAGAATTGAAGGTAAAGAATACCTGGTAAGAGATGGAGATGTAATCTTTTTTAAATTTAATGTTTAG